One genomic window of Streptococcus mitis includes the following:
- the relB gene encoding type II toxin-antitoxin system RelB family antitoxin: protein MTTITLKVSEADKTFMKAMAKFEGVSLSELIRTKTLEALEDEYDARVADLAYQEYLEDLEKGVEPITWEEMMHDLGLEDE from the coding sequence ATGACTACTATTACATTAAAAGTTTCTGAAGCTGATAAAACATTTATGAAAGCAATGGCTAAGTTTGAAGGAGTTTCCCTGTCGGAACTTATCCGCACCAAAACTCTTGAAGCTCTAGAAGATGAATACGATGCTCGTGTGGCAGATTTAGCCTATCAAGAGTATTTAGAAGACTTGGAAAAAGGAGTTGAACCCATTACTTGGGAAGAAATGATGCATGATTTAGGCTTGGAGGATGAATAA
- a CDS encoding MFS transporter yields the protein MNRYAVQLISRGAINKIGNMLYDYGNSVWLASMGTIGQTVLGIYQISELVTSILVNPFGGVISDRFSRRKILMVTDLVCGILCLAISFIRNDSWMIGALIFANIVQAIAFAFSRTANKAIITEVVEKDEIVIYNSRLELVLQVVGVSSPVLSFLVLQFASLHMTLLLDSLTFFIAFILVAFLPKEEAKVQEKKAFTGRDIFVDIKDGLHYIWHQQEIFFLLLVASSVNFFFAAFEFLLPFSNQLYGSEGAYASILTMGAIGSIIGALLASKIKANVYNLLILLALTDVGVFIMGLPLPNLLSFSGNLVCELFMTIFNIHFFTRVQTKVESEFLGRVLSTIFTLAILFMPIAKGFMTVLPSVHLSSFLIIGSGVIILSCISFIYVRTHFEKET from the coding sequence ATGAATCGATACGCAGTACAGTTGATTAGTCGAGGAGCTATAAACAAGATAGGAAATATGCTCTATGATTATGGAAACAGTGTTTGGTTGGCATCAATGGGAACGATAGGACAGACAGTTCTAGGGATTTATCAGATTTCTGAACTCGTCACATCCATTCTAGTCAATCCCTTTGGTGGAGTTATATCAGACCGATTTTCTCGTCGTAAGATTTTAATGGTGACAGACCTTGTTTGTGGGATTCTTTGTCTGGCTATTTCTTTTATAAGGAATGACAGCTGGATGATTGGAGCTTTGATTTTTGCCAATATTGTTCAGGCTATTGCTTTTGCCTTTTCTCGTACAGCTAATAAAGCCATTATAACTGAGGTTGTTGAGAAAGATGAGATTGTGATCTATAACTCTCGCTTAGAGCTGGTTTTGCAGGTTGTAGGTGTTAGCTCTCCTGTTCTTTCCTTCCTTGTTTTACAATTTGCAAGTCTCCACATGACGCTACTGCTAGACTCGCTGACTTTTTTCATTGCTTTTATTCTAGTGGCTTTCCTTCCAAAAGAGGAAGCAAAAGTTCAAGAGAAAAAGGCTTTTACTGGGAGAGATATTTTTGTAGATATCAAGGATGGGTTACACTATATCTGGCATCAGCAAGAAATTTTCTTCCTTTTGCTAGTAGCTTCCAGCGTTAATTTCTTTTTTGCCGCTTTTGAATTTCTCCTCCCCTTTTCGAATCAGCTTTACGGGTCAGAAGGAGCGTATGCAAGTATTTTAACTATGGGGGCTATTGGTTCCATCATTGGGGCTCTTCTAGCTAGTAAAATTAAAGCTAATGTTTATAATCTTTTGATTTTACTAGCTTTGACAGATGTCGGAGTTTTTATAATGGGATTACCACTTCCAAATTTGCTTTCCTTTTCTGGAAATTTAGTTTGTGAATTGTTTATGACGATTTTTAATATTCACTTTTTTACTCGAGTACAAACCAAGGTTGAGAGCGAATTTCTTGGGAGAGTACTAAGTACAATTTTTACCTTAGCTATTCTATTTATGCCTATTGCAAAAGGATTTATGACAGTCCTGCCAAGTGTACATCTCTCTTCTTTCCTGATAATTGGAAGTGGTGTTATCATCTTGTCTTGTATATCGTTTATTTATGTTCGAACTCATTTTGAAAAAGAGACATAA
- a CDS encoding phospho-sugar mutase — translation MSYQENYQKWVDFAELPDYLRQDLENMDEKTKEDAFYTNLEFGTAGMRGLIGAGTNRINIYVVRQATEGLARLIESKGGNEKERGVAIAYDSRHFSPEFAFESAAVLAKHGIKSYVFESLRPTPELSFAVRHLNCFAGIMVTASHNPAPFNGYKVYGEDGGQMPPHDADALTTYIRAIENPFAVEVADVEAEKASGLIEVIGEAVDVEYLKEVKDVNINPALIEEFGKDMKIVYTPLHGTGEMLARRALAQAGFDSVQVVEAQATADPDFSTVKSPNPESQAAFALAEELGRQVGADVLVATDPDADRVGVEVLQKDGSYLNLSGNQIGAIMAKYILEAHKNAGTLPENAALCKSIVSTDLVTKIAESYGATMFNVLTGFKFIAEKIQEFEEKHNHTYMMGFEESFGYLIKPFVRDKDAIQAVLVVAELAAYYRSRGLTLADGIEEIYKEYGYYAEKTISVTLSGVDGAEQIKAIMAKFRNNAPKEWNATAITVVEDFKAQTATAADGTVTNLTTPPSDVLKYTLADGSWIAVRPSGTEPKIKFYIAVVGETNEESQAKIANIEAEINAFVK, via the coding sequence ATGTCTTACCAAGAAAATTACCAGAAATGGGTTGATTTTGCGGAGCTTCCTGACTACCTTCGCCAAGATTTGGAAAATATGGACGAAAAAACTAAGGAAGATGCCTTCTATACAAATCTTGAATTTGGTACTGCAGGTATGCGTGGCTTGATTGGTGCTGGTACAAACCGCATCAATATCTACGTTGTTCGCCAAGCTACTGAAGGATTGGCTCGTTTGATTGAGTCAAAAGGTGGAAACGAAAAAGAACGCGGTGTGGCGATTGCCTACGATAGCCGTCACTTCTCGCCTGAGTTTGCCTTTGAATCTGCGGCAGTTCTTGCTAAACACGGCATCAAATCTTACGTATTTGAAAGCCTTCGTCCAACTCCAGAACTATCATTTGCAGTTCGTCATCTCAACTGTTTCGCAGGTATCATGGTCACAGCAAGCCACAACCCTGCTCCATTTAACGGTTACAAGGTTTACGGTGAAGACGGTGGACAAATGCCTCCACACGATGCAGACGCTTTGACTACTTATATCCGTGCAATCGAAAATCCATTTGCGGTAGAAGTTGCTGATGTAGAAGCTGAAAAAGCTTCTGGCTTGATTGAAGTCATCGGTGAAGCTGTCGATGTAGAATACCTCAAAGAAGTTAAGGACGTTAACATCAACCCAGCCTTGATTGAAGAATTTGGTAAAGATATGAAGATTGTCTACACACCACTTCATGGTACTGGTGAAATGTTGGCTCGTCGTGCTCTTGCCCAAGCAGGATTTGACTCTGTTCAAGTTGTTGAAGCGCAAGCAACTGCTGACCCAGACTTCTCAACTGTAAAATCTCCGAACCCAGAAAGCCAAGCAGCCTTTGCTCTTGCTGAAGAACTTGGTCGTCAAGTTGGTGCAGATGTTCTTGTGGCAACTGACCCAGACGCAGACCGTGTTGGTGTTGAAGTTCTTCAAAAAGATGGTAGCTACCTCAACCTTTCAGGTAACCAAATCGGTGCTATCATGGCTAAATACATCTTGGAAGCCCACAAAAACGCAGGAACTCTTCCTGAAAATGCGGCTCTCTGCAAATCTATCGTATCAACTGATTTGGTAACGAAGATTGCTGAAAGCTACGGCGCAACCATGTTCAACGTTTTGACAGGTTTCAAATTTATCGCTGAGAAAATCCAAGAATTCGAAGAAAAACACAATCACACTTACATGATGGGATTTGAAGAAAGCTTCGGTTACTTGATTAAACCATTCGTACGTGATAAAGACGCTATCCAAGCTGTTCTTGTCGTTGCTGAACTTGCTGCCTACTACCGTTCACGTGGTTTGACTCTTGCTGACGGTATCGAAGAAATCTACAAAGAGTACGGTTACTACGCAGAAAAAACTATCTCTGTTACCCTTTCAGGTGTCGATGGTGCTGAACAAATCAAAGCGATTATGGCTAAATTCCGCAACAATGCTCCAAAAGAATGGAATGCAACAGCTATCACTGTCGTAGAAGACTTCAAGGCTCAAACAGCTACTGCTGCTGACGGAACTGTTACAAACTTAACAACTCCTCCAAGTGATGTGTTGAAATACACACTTGCTGACGGTTCATGGATTGCTGTTCGCCCTTCAGGTACAGAACCAAAAATCAAGTTCTACATTGCAGTTGTAGGTGAAACCAACGAAGAATCACAAGCTAAAATTGCTAACATCGAAGCAGAAATCAATGCTTTTGTAAAATAA
- a CDS encoding thioredoxin — protein MEQFLDNIKDLEVTTVARAQEALDKKETATFFIGRKTCPYCRKFAGTLAGVVAETKAHIYFINSEEPSQLNELQEFRSRYGIPTVPGFVHIADGQINVRCDSSMSAQEIKEFAGL, from the coding sequence ATGGAACAATTTTTAGATAATATCAAAGACCTTGAAGTCACTACAGTTGCGCGTGCGCAAGAAGCTCTTGATAAAAAAGAAACTGCAACCTTCTTTATCGGTCGCAAAACTTGCCCTTACTGCCGTAAATTTGCTGGTACCTTGGCAGGTGTCGTAGCTGAAACTAAAGCCCACATCTACTTCATCAACAGTGAAGAACCAAGCCAACTCAATGAGTTGCAAGAATTCCGCTCACGCTACGGAATCCCAACTGTACCAGGCTTCGTTCACATTGCGGATGGACAAATCAATGTCCGTTGCGACTCTTCAATGTCAGCACAAGAAATCAAAGAATTTGCAGGATTGTAA
- the abc-f gene encoding ribosomal protection-like ABC-F family protein, which yields MIILQANKIERSFAGEVLFDNINLQVDERDRIALVGKNGAGKSTLLKILVGEEEPTSGEINKKKDISLSYLAQDSRFESENTIYDEMLHVFDDLRRTEKQLRQMELEMGEKSGEDLNKLMSDYDRLSENFRQAGGFTYEADIRAILNGFKFDESMWQMKIAELSGGQNTRLALAKMLLEKPNLLVLDEPTNHLDIETIAWLENYLVNYSGALIIVSHDRYFLDKVATITLDLTKHSLDRYVGNYSRFVELKEQKLATEAKNYEKQQKEIAALEDFVNRNLVRASTTKRAQSRRKQLEKMDRLDKPEAGKKSANMTFQSEKTSGNVVLTVENAAVGYDGEVLSEPINLDLRKMNAIAIVGPNGIGKSTFIKSIVDQIPLIKGEKRFGANVEVGYYDQTQSKLTPSNTVLDELWNDFKLTPEVEIRNRLGAFLFSGDDVKKSVGMLSGGEKARLLLAKLSMENNNFLILDEPTNHLDIDSKEVLENALIDFDGTLLFVSHDRYFINRVATHVLELSENGSTLYLGDYDYYVEKKAEVEMIQSEEASTNNQVKESSPVNDYQAQKESQKEVRKLMRQIENLEAEIEELESQSQVISEQMLETNDAGKLMELQAELDKISHRQEEAMIEWEELSEQV from the coding sequence ATGATTATTTTACAAGCTAATAAAATTGAACGTTCTTTTGCAGGAGAAGTTCTTTTTGATAATATCAACCTGCAGGTTGATGAACGAGACAGGATTGCTCTTGTTGGGAAAAACGGGGCAGGTAAGTCTACTCTTTTGAAGATTTTGGTTGGAGAAGAGGAGCCAACTAGTGGAGAAATCAATAAGAAAAAAGATATTTCTCTGTCTTACCTAGCTCAAGATAGCCGTTTTGAGTCTGAAAATACCATCTACGATGAGATGCTTCATGTCTTTGATGACTTACGTCGGACTGAGAAACAACTTCGTCAGATGGAGTTGGAGATGGGTGAAAAGTCTGGTGAGGATTTGAATAAACTGATGTCAGATTACGATCGCTTATCTGAGAATTTTCGTCAAGCAGGTGGCTTTACCTATGAAGCTGATATTCGAGCGATTTTAAATGGATTCAAGTTTGACGAATCTATGTGGCAGATGAAAATTGCCGAGCTTTCTGGTGGTCAAAACACTCGTCTAGCACTAGCTAAAATGCTCCTTGAAAAGCCAAATCTCTTGGTTTTGGACGAGCCAACCAACCACTTGGATATTGAAACCATAGCCTGGCTAGAGAATTACTTGGTAAACTATAGCGGTGCCCTCATCATTGTTAGCCATGACCGTTATTTCTTGGACAAGGTTGCGACAATTACGCTGGATTTGACCAAGCATTCCTTGGATCGTTATGTTGGCAATTACTCTCGTTTTGTCGAGTTGAAAGAACAAAAACTAGCTACTGAGGCAAAAAACTATGAAAAGCAACAGAAGGAAATTGCCGCTCTGGAAGACTTTGTCAACCGCAATCTAGTCCGAGCTTCAACGACTAAACGTGCCCAATCTCGACGTAAACAACTGGAAAAAATGGACCGCTTAGACAAGCCTGAAGCTGGCAAGAAATCAGCCAACATGACCTTCCAGTCTGAAAAAACGTCTGGTAATGTTGTATTGACTGTTGAAAATGCGGCTGTTGGCTATGATGGGGAAGTATTGTCAGAGCCTATTAACCTAGACCTTCGTAAGATGAACGCTATTGCCATTGTTGGTCCTAACGGTATTGGTAAATCAACCTTTATTAAGTCCATTGTGGATCAGATTCCGCTTATCAAGGGAGAAAAGCGCTTTGGCGCCAATGTTGAGGTTGGTTACTATGACCAAACCCAAAGCAAGCTGACACCAAGTAATACGGTACTGGATGAACTCTGGAATGATTTCAAATTGACACCGGAAGTTGAAATCCGTAACCGTTTAGGGGCCTTTCTTTTTTCTGGAGATGATGTTAAAAAATCAGTTGGCATGTTGTCAGGTGGAGAGAAAGCTCGTTTGCTTTTGGCTAAATTGTCTATGGAGAACAACAACTTCTTGATTCTGGACGAGCCAACCAATCACTTGGATATTGATAGCAAGGAAGTGTTGGAAAATGCCTTGATTGACTTCGATGGAACTCTTCTATTCGTCAGCCACGACCGTTACTTTATCAATCGTGTGGCTACCCATGTTCTAGAATTGTCTGAGAATGGCTCGACTCTTTACTTGGGAGATTATGACTACTATGTTGAGAAGAAAGCAGAAGTAGAAATGATTCAAAGTGAGGAAGCTTCAACTAATAATCAAGTAAAAGAATCAAGTCCAGTTAATGACTACCAAGCCCAGAAAGAAAGTCAAAAAGAAGTTCGCAAACTCATGCGACAAATTGAAAATCTAGAAGCTGAAATTGAAGAGTTAGAAAGTCAAAGCCAAGTCATTTCTGAACAAATGTTGGAAACAAATGATGCCGGCAAACTCATGGAATTGCAGGCTGAGCTGGACAAAATCAGCCACCGTCAGGAAGAAGCGATGATTGAATGGGAAGAATTATCAGAGCAGGTGTAA
- a CDS encoding Rgg family transcriptional regulator — MENLGKVFREFRTSGNYSLKEAAGESCSTSQLSRFELGESDLAVSRFFELLDNIHVTIENFMDKARNFHNHEHVAMMGQIVPLYYSNDIAGFQKLQSEQLEKAKSSTNPLYFELNWILLQGLICQRDSSYDMKQDDLDKVADYLFKTEEWTMYELILFGNLYSFYDVDYVTRIGREVMEREEFYQEIGRHKRLVLILALNCYQHCLEHISFDNASYFETYTEKIIGKNISLYERNILHYLKGFSLYQKGQCKEGCKQMKEAMRIFDLLGLPEQVAYYQGHYEKFVKD, encoded by the coding sequence ATGGAAAATCTAGGAAAAGTATTTCGTGAATTTCGGACAAGTGGAAATTATTCTTTAAAGGAGGCGGCAGGCGAGTCCTGTTCAACTTCTCAGTTATCTCGCTTTGAGCTTGGGGAGTCTGACCTAGCAGTCTCACGTTTCTTTGAGCTTTTGGATAACATTCATGTAACAATCGAAAATTTTATGGATAAGGCAAGGAATTTTCACAATCATGAACATGTTGCCATGATGGGACAAATTGTACCCCTTTATTATTCAAATGATATTGCAGGTTTTCAAAAGCTGCAAAGTGAACAACTTGAAAAGGCTAAGAGTTCGACAAATCCTCTCTATTTTGAGCTGAACTGGATTTTGCTACAGGGTCTGATTTGTCAAAGAGATTCGAGTTATGATATGAAGCAGGATGATTTGGATAAGGTAGCAGATTATCTCTTCAAAACAGAAGAATGGACCATGTATGAGTTGATTCTTTTCGGGAACCTCTATAGTTTCTACGATGTGGACTATGTCACACGGATTGGTAGAGAAGTTATGGAGAGGGAAGAATTTTACCAAGAGATTGGGCGTCATAAGAGATTAGTGTTGATTTTGGCTCTCAATTGTTACCAGCATTGTTTAGAGCATATTTCTTTTGACAATGCAAGCTATTTTGAGACTTATACAGAGAAGATTATTGGCAAAAACATTAGTCTGTATGAACGAAATATTTTACATTACCTCAAAGGCTTTTCCTTGTACCAAAAAGGACAGTGTAAAGAAGGCTGTAAGCAGATGAAAGAGGCCATGCGTATTTTTGACCTACTAGGTCTTCCAGAGCAAGTAGCCTACTATCAGGGACACTACGAGAAATTTGTCAAAGATTAA
- a CDS encoding type II toxin-antitoxin system RelE family toxin, translated as MYKLVPTRRFIKQLKKLDRYTQKIITNYLQTNVLEDPRRHGKALVGNRVGQWRYRIGNYRVIVQIVDDELVIATLEVGHRRDIY; from the coding sequence TTGTATAAATTAGTTCCAACAAGACGTTTCATCAAGCAATTGAAAAAATTGGATCGTTATACGCAGAAGATAATTACAAACTATTTACAAACCAATGTTTTGGAAGACCCAAGACGACACGGAAAGGCTTTGGTTGGTAATCGCGTTGGTCAGTGGCGCTATAGAATTGGTAATTATCGAGTTATCGTACAAATTGTAGATGATGAATTAGTCATTGCTACTTTAGAAGTTGGTCATCGGAGAGATATTTATTGA
- a CDS encoding potassium channel family protein — MKKKWFFADYYDTTIILLALISVILVLLGFAEMIDLDSPPYSIIDLLLWFVFVVDYGWRFFSSKAKWRFILENIFDLLAILPLNAIFTVLRLGRIFRLARLTKLLKLTRLLRIIGLTGKLETKISRFLRTNGLIYILYVNIFIVLVGSSILSVVEEKSFSDSLWWALVTVTTVGYGDIVPVSLFGKWLAVLLMLVGISTIGMLTSALTNFFVKDNPDEQIKLDKLQDELSSQRILIEKQSEKIEELHRMIQDLLEKT, encoded by the coding sequence TTGAAGAAAAAATGGTTTTTTGCAGATTATTATGATACAACAATTATTTTACTTGCTTTAATCTCTGTTATTCTGGTATTACTTGGATTTGCTGAGATGATTGATTTAGACAGTCCTCCATACAGTATTATTGACTTGCTACTTTGGTTTGTGTTTGTGGTAGATTATGGTTGGCGGTTCTTTTCAAGTAAAGCAAAATGGAGGTTTATACTTGAAAATATCTTTGACTTGTTAGCTATCCTTCCTTTAAATGCTATTTTTACAGTATTGCGATTAGGGCGTATCTTCCGCTTAGCAAGGCTGACAAAATTACTGAAACTGACTCGTTTACTTAGAATAATTGGACTTACAGGTAAATTAGAAACAAAAATTAGTAGATTCTTACGGACAAATGGCCTGATTTATATCTTGTATGTTAATATTTTTATTGTTCTAGTAGGAAGTTCAATTTTATCTGTAGTTGAAGAAAAATCTTTCTCAGATAGTCTTTGGTGGGCTCTTGTGACAGTAACCACTGTTGGTTATGGTGATATTGTTCCAGTTTCCCTTTTTGGGAAATGGCTAGCTGTTTTATTAATGTTGGTAGGGATTAGTACAATAGGAATGTTAACAAGTGCCTTGACGAACTTTTTTGTAAAAGATAATCCAGATGAACAGATAAAACTTGATAAACTCCAAGACGAATTATCGAGCCAAAGAATATTAATAGAGAAGCAATCTGAGAAAATCGAAGAACTGCATCGGATGATACAAGATTTGCTTGAAAAAACGTAA
- the ligA gene encoding NAD-dependent DNA ligase LigA: protein MNKRMNELVALLNRYATEYYTSDNPSVSDSEYDRLYRELVELEAAYPDQVLADSPTHRVGGKVLDGFEKYSHQYPLYSLQDAFSREELEAFDARVRKEVAHPTYICELKIDGLSISLTYEKGILLAGATRGDGSVGENITENLKRVKDIPLTLPEELDITVRGECYMPRSSFDQVNQARQENGEPEFANPRNAAAGTLRQLDTAVVAKRNLATFLYQEASPSTRDSQEKVLKHLEQLGFVVNPKRILAENIGEIWDFIQEVGQERDSLPYDIDGVVIKVNDLASQEELGFTVKAPKWAVAYKFPAEEKEAQLLSVDWTVGRTGVVTPTANLTPVQLAGTTVSRATLHNVDYIAEKDIRKDDTVIVYKAGDIIPAVLRVVESKRVSEEKLDIPTNCPSCNSGLLHFEDEVALRCINPRCPAQIMEGLIHFASRDAMNITGFGPSIVEKLFAANLVKDVSDIYRLKEEDFLLLEGVKEKSAGKLYQAIQDSKENSAEKFLFGLGIRHVGSKASQLLLQHFHSIENLAQADPEEVASIESLGGVIAKSLQTYFATDGFEILLRELREAGVNLTYKGQTVAADAALSGLTVVLTGKLERLKRSEAKSKLENLGAKVTGSVSKKTDLVVAGADAGSKLQKAQELGIEVRDEAWLESL, encoded by the coding sequence ATGAATAAAAGAATGAATGAGTTAGTCGCCTTGCTCAATCGCTATGCGACTGAGTACTATACCAGCGACAATCCGTCGGTTTCAGACAGTGAGTATGACCGTCTTTACCGTGAGTTGGTCGAATTAGAAGCTGCCTACCCAGATCAAGTGTTAGCAGACAGTCCGACCCATCGTGTTGGTGGCAAGGTTTTAGATGGTTTTGAAAAATACAGTCATCAGTATCCTCTTTATAGTTTGCAGGATGCTTTTTCACGTGAGGAGCTTGAAGCTTTTGATGCGCGTGTTCGTAAGGAAGTGGCCCATCCAACCTATATTTGTGAGCTGAAAATCGATGGCTTGTCTATCTCGCTGACTTATGAAAAGGGGATTTTGCTTGCTGGTGCAACACGTGGAGACGGTTCTGTTGGGGAGAATATCACGGAAAACCTCAAGCGTGTTAAGGACATTCCTTTGACCTTACCAGAAGAACTTGATATTACAGTTCGTGGGGAATGTTATATGCCACGCTCTTCTTTTGACCAGGTCAACCAAGCACGACAAGAAAATGGAGAGCCTGAATTTGCCAATCCTCGGAATGCGGCAGCAGGCACCCTGCGACAGTTGGATACAGCAGTAGTTGCCAAGCGCAATCTTGCTACCTTCCTCTATCAAGAAGCCAGCCCTTCAACTCGTGATAGCCAAGAAAAGGTTTTGAAGCACCTTGAACAACTTGGTTTTGTGGTCAATCCTAAGCGAATCTTGGCTGAAAATATAGGTGAAATCTGGGATTTTATCCAAGAAGTAGGACAGGAACGAGACAGTCTTCCCTATGATATCGATGGTGTGGTGATCAAGGTTAATGACTTAGCAAGCCAAGAAGAACTTGGTTTTACCGTCAAGGCTCCAAAGTGGGCAGTGGCTTACAAGTTTCCTGCTGAAGAAAAAGAAGCTCAACTCTTGTCAGTTGATTGGACAGTTGGTCGTACCGGTGTTGTGACTCCAACTGCTAATCTGACCCCTGTTCAGCTAGCTGGAACAACTGTTAGCCGTGCAACCCTACACAATGTGGATTATATTGCTGAAAAAGATATTCGTAAAGACGATACGGTCATTGTATATAAGGCTGGTGACATCATCCCTGCCGTTTTACGTGTGGTAGAGTCCAAACGGGTTTCTGAAGAAAAACTAGATATCCCTACAAACTGTCCAAGTTGTAACTCCGGCTTGTTGCACTTTGAAGATGAAGTGGCCCTGCGTTGTATCAATCCGCGTTGCCCTGCCCAAATCATGGAAGGCTTGATTCACTTTGCTTCTCGTGATGCTATGAATATTACAGGCTTTGGTCCATCTATTGTTGAGAAGCTCTTTGCTGCTAATTTAGTCAAGGATGTGTCAGATATTTATCGTTTGAAAGAAGAAGATTTCCTCCTTTTAGAGGGGGTTAAGGAAAAGTCCGCTGGTAAACTTTATCAGGCCATCCAAGATTCAAAGGAAAATTCTGCTGAAAAGTTCTTGTTTGGACTAGGGATTCGCCATGTCGGAAGCAAGGCCAGTCAGCTGTTACTTCAACATTTTCACTCGATTGAAAATCTGGCCCAGGCAGATCCAGAGGAAGTGGCTAGTATTGAGAGTCTGGGTGGTGTGATTGCCAAGAGTCTTCAGACTTACTTTGCTACAGATGGATTTGAAATTCTCCTCAGAGAATTGAGAGAAGCTGGGGTCAATTTGACCTATAAAGGTCAGACTGTAGCAGCAGACGCAGCCTTGTCAGGTTTGACCGTTGTATTGACTGGAAAATTGGAACGGCTCAAGCGCTCAGAAGCTAAAAGCAAACTAGAAAATCTGGGTGCCAAGGTAACAGGCAGTGTTTCTAAAAAGACCGACCTCGTCGTTGCAGGAGCAGATGCTGGAAGCAAACTGCAAAAAGCACAAGAACTTGGTATCGAAGTTCGAGATGAAGCTTGGCTAGAAAGTTTGTAA